In a genomic window of Ralstonia nicotianae:
- the rnhB gene encoding ribonuclease HII, giving the protein MTADSTEIPQLALPLSQSPAAGKRARRILCGVDEAGRGPLAGPVTAAAVVLNPRKPIQGLADSKVLTAKKREALYDEIVEKALAWHVAEATVEEIDRINILHATMLAMQRAVQGVAAQGVLPDLVQVDGNRCPQVAFAVEAIVKGDALVPAISAASILAKVTRDRQLAALHIAFPQYGFDVHAGYGTPQHLAAIERHGVTPHHRRSFAPVRRALDGAPPPAGDAVPQTDAKTAWAD; this is encoded by the coding sequence ATGACGGCCGATTCCACCGAGATTCCGCAACTCGCGCTCCCGCTGTCGCAATCGCCGGCGGCGGGCAAGCGCGCACGCCGCATCCTGTGCGGCGTCGACGAGGCCGGGCGCGGGCCGCTGGCGGGGCCGGTGACGGCTGCCGCCGTGGTGCTCAATCCGCGCAAGCCGATCCAGGGGCTGGCCGACTCCAAGGTGCTGACCGCCAAAAAGCGTGAGGCGCTGTACGACGAGATCGTCGAGAAGGCGCTCGCGTGGCATGTGGCCGAAGCCACCGTCGAGGAGATCGATCGCATCAACATCCTGCATGCGACCATGCTGGCGATGCAGCGCGCCGTGCAGGGCGTCGCCGCGCAAGGGGTGCTGCCCGACCTGGTGCAGGTGGACGGCAACCGTTGTCCGCAGGTGGCGTTCGCGGTGGAGGCCATCGTCAAGGGCGATGCCCTGGTGCCTGCCATCTCGGCGGCATCGATCCTGGCCAAGGTGACGCGCGACCGCCAACTGGCGGCCCTGCACATCGCATTTCCGCAGTACGGCTTCGACGTACACGCCGGCTACGGCACGCCGCAGCACCTGGCCGCCATCGAACGGCACGGCGTGACGCCGCATCATCGCCGCTCGTTTGCCCCCGTGCGCCGCGCGCTGGATGGTGCGCCGCCCCCGGCCGGCGACGCCGTGCCGCAGACCGACGCCAAGACAGCGTGGGCCGACTGA
- the lpxB gene encoding lipid-A-disaccharide synthase produces the protein MTQPPAAPARRIGMAAGEASGDLLASLLLKGLHARLPQDVAYEGIGGARMAEQGFASHWPMHKLSVNGYVEVLGQLREILAIRRELKQNLLADPPMAFIGVDAPDFNFNVEIAMRRAGVPVVHFVSPSIWAWRAGRIKTIARAVDHILCLFPFEPEIYARAGIPATYVGHPLADEIPLEPDVEGARSRLGLPLGRKVVAVLPGSRNSEVKLLGPTLFAAMARMQAVEPDLAFVLPAANAMLRERIDAMRAEHPGLHLWVVDGQSHAAMEAADVILLASGTATLEAALYKKPMVITYKVPWLTAQIMKRKGYLPYVGLPNILSGRFVVPELLQDDATPEALARETLLQLSDHANAAFLREHFTQMHLTLKQNMADIGAQVVVDLLRGRGKL, from the coding sequence TTGACGCAGCCGCCCGCCGCGCCGGCCCGCCGCATCGGCATGGCAGCCGGCGAGGCGTCCGGCGACCTGCTGGCCTCGCTGCTGCTCAAGGGGCTGCATGCCCGGCTGCCGCAGGATGTCGCCTACGAGGGCATCGGCGGCGCGCGCATGGCGGAGCAGGGCTTCGCATCGCACTGGCCGATGCACAAGCTGTCGGTCAACGGTTATGTCGAGGTGCTCGGCCAGCTGCGCGAGATTCTCGCCATCCGGCGCGAACTGAAGCAGAACCTGCTGGCCGATCCGCCGATGGCCTTCATCGGCGTGGATGCCCCCGATTTCAATTTCAACGTCGAGATCGCCATGCGGCGCGCGGGCGTGCCGGTGGTGCACTTCGTCAGCCCGTCGATCTGGGCATGGCGCGCCGGGCGCATCAAGACGATCGCGCGCGCGGTCGACCACATCCTCTGCCTGTTCCCGTTCGAGCCTGAGATCTACGCCAGGGCCGGGATTCCAGCCACCTACGTCGGCCATCCGCTGGCCGACGAGATTCCGCTGGAGCCGGACGTGGAGGGCGCGCGCAGTCGTCTCGGACTGCCGCTCGGCCGCAAGGTGGTGGCGGTGCTGCCGGGCAGCCGCAACTCCGAGGTCAAGCTGCTCGGGCCGACGCTGTTCGCCGCGATGGCGCGCATGCAGGCCGTCGAGCCGGACCTCGCCTTTGTGCTGCCGGCGGCCAACGCCATGCTGCGCGAACGGATCGACGCGATGCGCGCGGAGCACCCCGGCCTGCACCTGTGGGTGGTCGACGGGCAGTCGCACGCCGCGATGGAAGCGGCCGACGTGATCCTGCTCGCCAGCGGCACCGCGACGCTGGAGGCCGCGCTGTACAAGAAGCCGATGGTGATCACCTACAAGGTGCCCTGGCTGACCGCGCAGATCATGAAGCGCAAGGGCTACCTGCCGTACGTGGGCCTGCCGAACATCCTGTCGGGCCGCTTTGTCGTGCCCGAACTGCTGCAGGACGATGCGACACCCGAGGCGCTCGCTCGCGAGACGCTGCTGCAGCTCAGCGACCACGCCAACGCGGCGTTCCTGCGCGAGCACTTCACGCAGATGCACCTGACGCTCAAGCAGAACATGGCCGACATCGGCGCCCAGGTGGTGGTGGACCTGCTGCGCGGCCGCGGCAAACTCTGA
- the lpxA gene encoding acyl-ACP--UDP-N-acetylglucosamine O-acyltransferase gives MTQVQKIHPTAVIDPQAELAPDVEVGAFTVIGPNVRIDSGTRIGHHTVVEGYTTLGRDNQIGHFASVGGRPQDMKYRDEPTRLIVGDRNTIREFTTIHTGTAQDVGITSIGDDNWIMAYVHIAHDCRIGNHTVFSSNAQIAGHVEVGDWAILGGMSGVHQFVRIGAHAMLGGASALVQDVPPFVIAASDKGGNKAAPHGVNVVGLQRRGFSAEQIAGLRQAYKLLYKSDLSFDQAQAEIAAQVAQTEDAPSREALRTFADFIAATKRGIVR, from the coding sequence ATGACGCAAGTTCAGAAGATTCACCCGACCGCGGTGATCGACCCGCAGGCCGAACTGGCCCCGGATGTCGAGGTCGGCGCCTTTACCGTGATCGGCCCGAATGTGCGCATCGATTCGGGGACGCGCATCGGCCACCATACCGTGGTCGAGGGCTACACCACGCTGGGCCGCGACAACCAGATCGGCCACTTCGCGTCGGTGGGCGGGCGGCCGCAGGATATGAAGTACCGCGACGAGCCGACCCGGCTCATCGTCGGCGACCGCAACACCATCCGCGAATTCACCACGATCCATACCGGCACCGCGCAGGATGTCGGTATCACGTCCATCGGCGATGACAACTGGATCATGGCCTACGTGCACATCGCGCACGATTGCCGCATCGGCAACCACACGGTGTTCTCCAGCAACGCGCAGATCGCCGGCCACGTGGAAGTGGGCGATTGGGCAATCCTGGGCGGCATGTCGGGCGTGCACCAGTTCGTGCGCATCGGCGCGCACGCGATGCTGGGCGGTGCCTCGGCGCTGGTGCAGGATGTGCCGCCGTTCGTGATCGCCGCCAGCGACAAGGGCGGCAACAAGGCCGCGCCGCATGGCGTCAACGTCGTGGGCCTGCAGCGCCGCGGCTTTTCGGCCGAGCAGATCGCCGGCCTGCGCCAGGCCTACAAGCTGCTCTACAAGAGCGACCTGAGCTTCGACCAGGCCCAGGCCGAGATCGCCGCGCAGGTCGCGCAGACCGAAGATGCCCCGAGCCGCGAGGCGCTGCGCACCTTCGCCGACTTCATCGCCGCCACCAAGCGCGGCATCGTGCGTTGA
- the fabZ gene encoding 3-hydroxyacyl-ACP dehydratase FabZ yields the protein MTEPSAATTSLVSDFNIKKILELLPHRYPMLLVDRVLEMEPRKRIKAIKNVTFNEPFFNGHFPGHPVMPGVLMLEALAQTAALLTFGESNHKRQENQLYLFVSIDGARFKRQVTPGDQLVLNAELLRSKSGMWKFKVFATVDDEVAAEAEIMCAVREDKSKGDA from the coding sequence ATGACCGAACCCTCTGCCGCGACGACGAGCCTCGTCAGCGATTTCAACATCAAGAAGATTCTCGAACTGCTGCCGCACCGCTATCCGATGCTGCTGGTCGATCGCGTGCTCGAGATGGAGCCGCGCAAGCGCATCAAGGCGATCAAGAACGTCACCTTCAACGAGCCGTTCTTCAACGGCCATTTCCCGGGCCATCCGGTGATGCCGGGCGTGTTGATGCTCGAAGCGCTGGCCCAGACCGCCGCGCTGCTGACCTTCGGCGAGTCCAATCACAAGCGCCAGGAAAACCAGCTCTACCTGTTCGTCAGCATCGATGGCGCGCGCTTCAAGCGCCAGGTCACGCCGGGCGATCAGCTGGTGTTGAACGCCGAGCTGCTGCGCTCCAAGAGCGGCATGTGGAAGTTCAAGGTGTTCGCGACCGTGGACGATGAAGTCGCGGCCGAGGCTGAGATCATGTGTGCCGTGCGCGAAGACAAGTCCAAGGGCGACGCATGA